One Streptomyces sp. L2 genomic window carries:
- a CDS encoding barstar family protein encodes MSDGLTGRHVATLDLTGVTDKAGLMDRVARDLALPAWFGRNWDALADSLADPGVWPAEAVDSGLLLVVLGWQGYAAARPEEWETARDVFTQAMATTQTMAATQAMRTTRATGTNPGLTVALALGGSS; translated from the coding sequence ATGAGCGACGGGCTGACCGGCAGGCACGTGGCCACGCTGGACCTGACCGGCGTCACGGACAAGGCGGGCCTGATGGACCGGGTCGCACGGGACCTCGCGCTGCCCGCCTGGTTCGGCCGCAACTGGGACGCGCTGGCCGACTCGCTCGCCGACCCCGGCGTCTGGCCGGCGGAGGCCGTGGACAGCGGACTCCTGCTCGTCGTCCTCGGCTGGCAGGGCTACGCCGCCGCGCGGCCCGAGGAGTGGGAGACCGCCCGGGACGTCTTCACCCAGGCCATGGCGACGACCCAGACCATGGCGGCTACACAGGCCATGCGGACGACACGAGCAACAGGGACGAACCCGGGACTCACCGTCGCCCTCGCCCTTGGAGGTTCCTCCTAG
- a CDS encoding GuaB1 family IMP dehydrogenase-related protein, with protein sequence MRFLNDIQPAYDLTYDDVFMVPSRSAVGSRQGVDLSSPDGTGTTIPLVVANMTAIAGRRMAETIARRGGLVVIPQDIPIDVVADVVSWVKSRHLVLDTPIELAPHQTVADALALLPKRAHNAGVVVDENRRPVGVVTDADLTGVDRFTQLEVVMSKDLLLLDADIDPREAFNTLDGANRRYAPAVDQDGRLVGILTRKGALRATLYTPAVDRDGKLRIAAAVGINGDVAGKAKQLLDAGVDTLVIDTAHGHQESMISAVKLVRALDPQVPIAAGNIVSAEGVRDLIEAGADIIKVGVGPGAMCTTRMMTGVGRPQFSAVLECAAEAKKYGKHVWADGGVRHPRDVAMALAAGASNVMVGSWFAGTYESPGDLQHDASGRAYKESFGMASARAVRNRTSEESAYDRARKALFEEGISTSRMFLDPARPGVEDLIDSIIAGVRSSCTYAGAGSLEEFAEKAIVGIQSAAGYAEGKPLHASWS encoded by the coding sequence GTGCGTTTCCTCAATGACATCCAGCCCGCGTACGACCTGACGTACGACGACGTGTTCATGGTGCCGAGCCGCTCCGCGGTGGGCTCGCGTCAGGGCGTGGACCTCAGCTCCCCGGACGGCACGGGTACCACCATCCCGCTCGTCGTCGCCAACATGACCGCCATCGCCGGCCGCCGCATGGCCGAGACGATCGCCCGCCGCGGCGGCCTCGTGGTCATCCCGCAGGACATCCCGATCGACGTGGTCGCCGACGTCGTCTCCTGGGTCAAGAGCCGCCACCTCGTGCTGGACACCCCCATCGAGCTGGCCCCGCACCAGACCGTCGCCGACGCCCTCGCCCTGCTGCCCAAGCGGGCGCACAACGCCGGCGTCGTCGTGGACGAGAACCGGCGGCCCGTCGGCGTCGTCACCGACGCCGACCTCACCGGCGTCGACCGTTTCACCCAGCTCGAAGTGGTCATGTCCAAGGACCTGCTGCTCCTCGACGCGGACATCGACCCCCGCGAGGCCTTCAACACCCTCGACGGCGCCAACCGGCGCTACGCCCCGGCCGTCGACCAGGACGGCCGGCTCGTCGGCATCCTCACCCGCAAGGGCGCCCTGCGCGCCACCCTGTACACCCCCGCCGTCGACCGCGACGGCAAGCTGCGCATCGCCGCCGCCGTCGGCATCAACGGCGACGTGGCCGGCAAGGCCAAGCAGCTGCTCGACGCGGGCGTCGACACCCTCGTCATCGACACCGCACACGGCCACCAGGAGTCGATGATCAGCGCCGTCAAGCTGGTCCGCGCCCTCGACCCGCAGGTGCCGATCGCGGCCGGCAACATCGTCTCCGCCGAGGGCGTGCGCGACCTGATCGAGGCGGGCGCCGACATCATCAAGGTCGGCGTCGGACCCGGCGCCATGTGCACCACCCGCATGATGACCGGCGTGGGCCGGCCGCAGTTCTCCGCCGTGCTGGAGTGCGCGGCCGAGGCGAAGAAGTACGGCAAGCACGTGTGGGCCGACGGCGGTGTCCGCCACCCTCGCGACGTCGCGATGGCCCTGGCGGCCGGCGCGTCCAACGTGATGGTCGGCTCCTGGTTCGCCGGCACCTACGAGTCTCCCGGTGACCTCCAGCACGACGCGAGCGGTCGCGCCTACAAGGAGTCCTTCGGCATGGCCTCCGCGCGCGCGGTGCGCAACCGCACGTCGGAGGAGTCGGCGTACGACCGTGCCCGCAAGGCGCTGTTCGAGGAGGGCATCTCCACCTCCCGCATGTTCCTCGACCCGGCCCGCCCGGGCGTCGAGGACCTGATCGACTCGATCATCGCGGGCGTGCGGTCCTCCTGCACGTACGCCGGTGCGGGGTCGCTGGAGGAGTTCGCGGAGAAGGCGATCGTGGGCATTCAGAGCGCCGCCGGGTATGCGGAGGGCAAGCCGTTGCACGCCAGCTGGAGCTAG
- a CDS encoding amino acid permease — MLDQGAPPQSHRTAAPASPGVAARLMRRKPVERLVAEGGHGEGGSLRRSLGLWQLTMISIGATLGTGIFVVLGEAVPKAGPAVTLSFVIAGLTALFSALSYAELAGTIPVAGSSYSYAYATMGELIAWICGWCLLLEYGVSVAAVAVGWGEYLNELLKGTIGVTLPAALSSPPGVDGGVFNLPALIVVLLAMVFLLGGAKESARANTIMVCVKIAALVLFCAIGFMGFKSGNYAHFMPLGMAGVSAAGATLFFSYIGFDAASTAGEEAKNAQRDLPRAIMLSLVIVTALYVLVAAVAVGAKPWRTFNDSEAALAQIMTDVTGQSFWGTLLAFCAVIAIASVVLTVLYGQTRILFAMSRDGLVPKVFAKVHPKTGAPRANTVIVSLFCGVLAAAIPLGQLADATSIGTLFAFALVNVAVVVLRRSRPQMKRTFRVPLSPLLPALGFAFCVWMMGSLSAVTWVVFGVWMAVGLVFYFVYGYRRSRLATAEDVAPAAEN; from the coding sequence GTGCTCGACCAAGGCGCACCCCCACAGAGCCACAGAACGGCCGCCCCGGCGTCCCCGGGCGTCGCCGCGCGCCTGATGCGTCGCAAGCCCGTGGAACGCCTGGTCGCGGAGGGCGGCCACGGCGAGGGAGGGTCGCTGCGGCGATCCCTCGGACTGTGGCAGCTGACCATGATCAGCATCGGTGCCACCCTCGGCACCGGCATCTTCGTGGTGCTCGGCGAGGCCGTCCCCAAGGCCGGCCCGGCCGTCACCCTCTCCTTCGTGATCGCCGGCCTCACCGCCCTCTTCTCGGCCCTGTCCTACGCCGAGCTGGCCGGTACCATCCCGGTCGCCGGCTCCTCGTACTCGTACGCATACGCAACCATGGGCGAGCTGATCGCCTGGATCTGCGGCTGGTGCCTGCTGCTGGAGTACGGCGTCTCGGTCGCCGCCGTGGCCGTCGGCTGGGGCGAGTACCTCAACGAGCTGCTCAAGGGCACGATCGGCGTCACCCTGCCGGCGGCCCTGTCGTCCCCGCCCGGCGTCGACGGCGGCGTCTTCAACCTGCCGGCGCTGATCGTCGTCCTGCTCGCCATGGTGTTCCTGCTCGGCGGCGCCAAGGAGTCCGCGCGGGCCAACACGATCATGGTGTGCGTGAAGATCGCCGCGCTGGTGCTGTTCTGCGCCATCGGCTTCATGGGCTTCAAGTCCGGCAACTACGCCCACTTCATGCCGCTTGGCATGGCCGGTGTCAGCGCGGCCGGGGCCACGCTGTTCTTCTCCTACATCGGTTTCGACGCGGCCTCCACCGCCGGCGAGGAGGCGAAGAACGCCCAGCGCGACCTGCCCCGCGCGATCATGCTGTCACTCGTCATCGTCACGGCCCTGTACGTGCTGGTCGCGGCGGTCGCCGTGGGCGCCAAGCCGTGGCGGACGTTCAACGACTCCGAGGCCGCCCTCGCCCAGATCATGACGGACGTCACCGGCCAGAGCTTCTGGGGCACCCTGCTCGCCTTCTGCGCCGTCATCGCCATCGCCAGCGTCGTCCTGACCGTGCTCTACGGCCAGACGCGCATCCTCTTCGCGATGTCCCGCGACGGCCTCGTCCCGAAGGTCTTCGCCAAGGTCCACCCGAAGACCGGCGCGCCGCGCGCCAACACGGTGATCGTCTCCCTGTTCTGCGGTGTCCTCGCCGCCGCCATCCCGCTCGGTCAGCTGGCCGACGCGACCAGCATCGGCACCCTGTTCGCCTTCGCGCTGGTCAACGTGGCCGTCGTGGTGCTGCGCCGGAGCCGCCCGCAGATGAAGCGCACGTTCCGGGTGCCGCTGTCGCCGCTGCTGCCCGCGCTGGGCTTCGCCTTCTGCGTGTGGATGATGGGCAGCCTGTCGGCCGTCACCTGGGTGGTCTTCGGTGTCTGGATGGCGGTCGGGCTCGTGTTCTACTTCGTGTACGGCTATCGCCGTTCCCGCCTCGCGACCGCTGAGGACGTCGCGCCGGCGGCAGAGAACTGA
- a CDS encoding Lrp/AsnC family transcriptional regulator, which yields MLNDLDERIVHALAEDARRSYADIGQLVGLSAPAVKRRVDRLRATGAITGFTVRVDPAALGWETEGYIEIHCRRNTSPETIQRGLERYQEVVAASTVTGDADAIAQVFASDMRHFERVLERIAGEPFVERTKSVLVLSPLLRRFSSGAPG from the coding sequence GTGCTGAACGATCTCGACGAACGCATCGTGCACGCCCTCGCCGAGGACGCCCGCCGCTCCTACGCGGACATCGGGCAGCTCGTCGGCCTGTCCGCGCCCGCCGTCAAGCGGCGCGTGGACCGGCTGCGCGCCACCGGAGCCATCACCGGGTTCACCGTACGGGTGGACCCGGCGGCCCTCGGCTGGGAGACCGAGGGGTACATCGAGATCCACTGCCGGCGCAACACCTCGCCGGAGACCATCCAGCGGGGCCTGGAGCGCTACCAGGAGGTCGTGGCCGCGTCGACCGTCACCGGCGACGCGGACGCGATCGCCCAGGTCTTCGCCTCCGACATGCGCCACTTCGAACGGGTGCTGGAGCGGATCGCCGGCGAGCCGTTCGTGGAGCGCACGAAGTCGGTCCTGGTCCTGTCCCCGCTGCTGCGCCGCTTCTCGTCCGGCGCACCCGGCTAG
- a CDS encoding Repetin, translating to MKRRTKIAVVSLTAALLITAGSAGAAVASGGGAAGTAVAAHPHQREAAALTGTAKLYRSAGDDITFSFDAHLAAADTKDPTKATGTFRFSHYLNGRGAWAEASVDCLLTGGKVAVVSGVITDSDLPGAKGTRVGVSVHDLGRHDRLGYSWAAVGNPADVKDLPKCVASAPFEKVKPGTGDFHVVPWHPAL from the coding sequence ATGAAGCGCCGTACGAAGATCGCCGTTGTCTCGCTGACCGCCGCGCTGCTGATCACCGCGGGATCGGCCGGGGCGGCGGTCGCCTCGGGGGGCGGGGCGGCCGGAACCGCCGTGGCCGCGCACCCTCACCAGCGGGAGGCCGCCGCGCTCACCGGCACCGCCAAGCTGTACCGCTCGGCCGGGGACGACATCACGTTCAGCTTCGACGCGCACCTCGCCGCGGCGGACACCAAGGACCCGACGAAGGCCACCGGCACCTTCCGCTTCAGCCACTACCTGAACGGGCGGGGCGCCTGGGCCGAGGCGTCGGTGGACTGCCTGCTCACCGGCGGGAAGGTCGCCGTCGTGTCCGGCGTGATCACGGACTCGGACCTGCCTGGCGCCAAGGGCACCCGGGTCGGGGTGAGCGTCCACGACCTCGGCCGGCACGACCGGCTGGGCTACAGCTGGGCGGCCGTGGGCAACCCGGCCGACGTCAAGGACCTGCCGAAGTGCGTCGCGTCGGCGCCGTTCGAGAAGGTGAAGCCGGGCACGGGCGACTTCCACGTCGTGCCGTGGCACCCGGCGCTGTGA
- a CDS encoding carbon-nitrogen hydrolase family protein, with protein MRTALLQSSGRPGSIAENLKVLDEAAARAAAGGAALLAAPEMFLTGYAIGDDIARLAEPADGDSTDAIAEIAARHGVAVAYGYPERAGDSVHNAAQLISADGTRLANYRKTHLFGCFEREHFTPGEQLIVQAELNGLTVGLLVCYDIEFPENVRAHALAGTDLLVVPTAQMHPFEFVAESMIPVRAFENQMYVAYVNRVGQEGEFEFVGLSALAGPDGVARARAGRAEQLVFADADPAFLAASREANPYLRDRRPGLYRPLV; from the coding sequence ATGCGCACCGCCCTGCTCCAGAGCTCCGGCCGGCCCGGCTCGATCGCCGAGAACCTCAAGGTCCTCGACGAGGCCGCGGCCCGTGCCGCCGCCGGGGGCGCCGCGCTGCTGGCCGCGCCGGAGATGTTCCTGACCGGGTACGCGATCGGTGACGACATCGCCCGCCTCGCCGAGCCCGCCGACGGCGACTCCACCGACGCGATCGCCGAGATCGCGGCCCGGCACGGCGTGGCCGTCGCCTACGGCTACCCGGAGCGCGCCGGCGACAGCGTCCACAACGCGGCCCAGCTGATCTCCGCCGACGGCACCCGGCTCGCGAACTACCGCAAGACCCACCTCTTCGGCTGCTTCGAGCGCGAGCACTTCACGCCGGGCGAGCAGCTGATCGTCCAGGCCGAGCTGAACGGCCTCACCGTCGGCCTCCTGGTCTGCTACGACATCGAATTCCCGGAGAACGTCCGCGCCCACGCCCTGGCCGGCACCGACCTCCTCGTGGTCCCGACCGCGCAGATGCACCCGTTCGAGTTCGTCGCCGAGTCGATGATCCCGGTGCGCGCCTTCGAGAACCAGATGTACGTCGCCTACGTCAACCGGGTCGGCCAGGAGGGGGAGTTCGAGTTCGTCGGGCTGTCCGCCCTCGCCGGGCCCGACGGGGTCGCCCGCGCCCGTGCCGGACGAGCGGAGCAGCTGGTGTTCGCCGACGCCGACCCCGCCTTCCTAGCCGCCTCCCGCGAGGCCAACCCGTACCTGAGGGACCGCCGCCCC